Proteins found in one Hevea brasiliensis isolate MT/VB/25A 57/8 chromosome 18, ASM3005281v1, whole genome shotgun sequence genomic segment:
- the LOC110673635 gene encoding pyruvate kinase, cytosolic isozyme, producing the protein MNNGEAEAVIMEEKPKTKIVCTLGPASRSVPMIEKLLKAGMNVARFNFSHGSHEYHQETLDNLRAAMVNTGILCAVMLDTKGPEIRTGFLKDGKPIQLKQGQDISISTDYSIKGDENMICMSYKKLAVDVKPGMVILCADGTISFTVLSCDIKAGLVRCRCENSAVLGERKNVNLPGVIVDLPTLTEKDKEDILKWGVPNQIDMIALSFVRKGSDLVEVRKLLGKNAKNILLMSKVENQEGVANFDDILANSDAFMVARGDLGMEIPIEKIFLAQKVMIYKCNIQGKPVVTATQMLESMIKSPRPTRAEATDVANAVLDGSDCVMLSGETAAGAYPELAVRTMAKICVEAESTLDYGDVFKRVMEHSPVPMSPLESLASSAVRTANSAKASLILVLTRGGSTAKLVAKYRPGLPILSVVVPEIETDSFDWSCSDEAPARHSLIFRGLVPVLYAGSARASHAETTEEALDFAIQHAKAKGLCKNGDSVVALHRVGTASVIKIITVK; encoded by the exons ATGAACAACGGCGAAGCAGAGGCTGTTATAATGGAGGAGAAGCCCAAGACGAAGATTGTTTGCACCCTTGGACCCGCATCCAGATCTGTGCCTATGATCGAAAAGCTGTTGAAGGCTGGCATGAACGTCGCTCGCTTTAACTTCTCTCATGGATCTCATGAGTACCACCAGGAAACCCTTGACAATCTCAGGGCCGCCATGGTTAACACTGGGATTCTCTGTGCTGTCATGCTTGACACCAAG GGACCAGAGATTCGAACTGGGTTCTTGAAGGATGGCAAGCCCATCCAGCTTAAACAGGGTCAAGATATCAGCATATCTACTGACTATAGTATAAAAGGTGATGAAAATATGATTTGCATGAGCTACAAAAAGTTGGCTGTGGATGTCAAGCCTGGGATGGTTATACTTTGCGCAGACGGCACAATCTCATTTACAGTTCTATCATGTGACATTAAAGCGGGTTTGGTTCGATGTCGGTGTGAGAACTCTGCAGTTCTTGGTGAGAGGAAAAATGTTAATCTTCCTGGAGTGATAGTGGATCTTCCAACTTTGACAGAGAAAGACAAGGAAGATATTTTGAAGTGGGGAGTTcccaatcaaattgacatgattgcTCTATCTTTTGTACGAAAAGGATCAGATCTCGTTGAAGTACGGAAGTTGCTCGGGAAAAATGCTAAGAATATCCTTCTCATGTCAAAG GTTGAAAACCAAGAAGGGGTTGCTAATTTTGATGATATCTTAGCAAATTCAGATGCATTTATGGTTGCACGTGGTGACCTTGGAATGGAAATTCCAATTGAAAAGATTTTTCTAGCACAGAAAGTGATGATCTACAAGTGCAATATTCAAGGAAAACCCGTTGTTACTGCAACCCAGATGTTGGAGTCCATGATCAAGTCACCCCGACCAACTAGAGCTGAAGCCACTGATGTTGCCAATGCAGTTCTTGATGGTTCTGACTGTGTGATGCTGAGTGGTGAAACAGCAGCTGGAGCATATCCAGAGCTGGCAGTTCGGACAATGGCAAAAATATGTGTAGAAGCAGAAAGCACCCTTGATTATGGAGATGTCTTCAAACGAGTCATGGAACATTCACCTGTGCCCATGAGCCCATTGGAGAGTCTGGCATCTTCTGCTGTTAGAACAGCCAATTCAGCAAAAGCATCTCTCATATTGGTCTTAACAAGGGGAGGAAGTACCGCAAAACTGGTGGCTAAATACCGACCTGGCTTGCCAATTTTATCTGTGGTTGTACCTGAGATTGAGACTGATTCCTTTGATTGGTCCTGCAGTGATGAAGCTCCTGCAAGGCATAGCCTAATTTTTCGTGGGTTGGTGCCAGTTTTATATGCAGGGTCTGCTAGGGCTTCTCATGCAGAGACAACGGAGGAAGCTTTAGATTTTGCTATTCAACATGCCAAGGCAAAAGGACTATGCAAGAATGGAGATTCTGTGGTGGCTTTGCACCGAGTTGGAACTGCATCCGTAATCAAGATTATAACTGTGAAGTGA